In a single window of the Streptococcus ilei genome:
- a CDS encoding tyrosine-protein kinase, producing MATLEIVKSKLAAMTQAEEYFNALSTNIQLSGTNIKVVAISSVQPNEGKSTISTNLATAFARAGYRTLLIDADIRNSVMTGVFKSQGRVAGLTEVLSGKSEISQAIATTDYPKLDVLLSGQISPNPTGLLQSKNFEVILEALRNHYDYIIVDTPPIGMVIDAAIIAQRCDGSLIVTAAGAVSRKAVQKAKEQLEQTGTPFLGVVLNKFDIQLEKYGSYGNYGNYGNYGKKR from the coding sequence ATGGCAACCTTAGAAATTGTAAAAAGCAAATTAGCAGCGATGACTCAGGCCGAAGAGTATTTTAATGCCTTGAGTACCAATATTCAGTTGAGTGGGACCAATATTAAGGTCGTTGCCATCTCATCTGTGCAACCAAACGAAGGAAAATCAACCATTTCTACGAATTTGGCGACAGCCTTTGCGCGTGCGGGCTATCGTACCTTGTTGATCGATGCGGATATCCGTAATTCGGTCATGACAGGTGTCTTCAAGAGCCAAGGACGTGTCGCTGGATTGACAGAAGTACTTTCTGGGAAGAGTGAGATTTCCCAAGCGATTGCGACAACAGACTATCCAAAACTGGACGTTCTCTTGTCCGGTCAGATTTCTCCAAACCCGACAGGTCTCTTGCAAAGCAAAAACTTCGAGGTCATCCTTGAGGCGCTTCGCAATCACTACGACTACATTATTGTTGATACTCCTCCGATTGGGATGGTAATTGATGCAGCGATTATTGCTCAACGCTGTGATGGAAGCTTAATTGTGACGGCGGCAGGGGCTGTGAGTCGCAAGGCTGTGCAGAAGGCCAAAGAGCAACTGGAACAGACGGGGACACCTTTCCTAGGAGTGGTCCTTAATAAATTTGATATTCAATTAGAGAAATATGGTTCCTATGGTAATTACGGGAACTATGGCAATTATGGGAAAAAAAGATAA
- a CDS encoding Wzz/FepE/Etk N-terminal domain-containing protein yields the protein MKNQESKEIELDVVSLFKTLWRRKFSIIITALLFAIGALGYSAFVAKKIYQSTSRIYVVSRQNQENNALTNQDLQAGSYLVKDYREIILSQNVLNQAIEELKLEMTPAELAKKVSVAVPTDTRILSITASDPDPQEAARIANGLKDVAAEKIIAVTKVSDVTTLDEAVVPQNPSSPNIKRNVVIGFVLGGVLISILVILSEVLDDRVKKPEDIEEVMGITLLGVIPNVKKL from the coding sequence ATGAAAAACCAAGAGAGCAAAGAGATCGAGTTGGATGTGGTCTCCCTCTTTAAAACCTTATGGCGTCGTAAATTCTCAATTATCATTACGGCCTTGCTGTTTGCGATTGGAGCCCTAGGGTACAGCGCTTTTGTAGCGAAAAAGATCTATCAAAGTACCAGCCGTATCTACGTGGTCAGCCGTCAGAACCAAGAAAACAATGCCTTGACTAACCAAGATCTTCAAGCGGGATCCTATTTGGTTAAAGACTATCGCGAGATTATCCTTTCTCAAAATGTCTTGAACCAGGCCATTGAAGAGTTGAAGTTGGAAATGACTCCAGCAGAGCTTGCTAAGAAAGTCTCAGTGGCAGTTCCGACAGATACTCGGATTTTGTCCATCACTGCATCAGACCCAGATCCACAAGAAGCAGCTCGCATCGCGAATGGCTTGAAAGATGTAGCGGCAGAAAAAATTATTGCTGTAACCAAGGTGTCTGACGTGACAACATTGGATGAGGCAGTTGTCCCGCAAAATCCTTCTTCACCAAATATCAAACGAAATGTTGTCATTGGCTTTGTCCTTGGTGGTGTCTTGATTTCTATTCTGGTGATCTTGTCAGAGGTATTGGATGACCGTGTGAAGAAACCAGAAGATATTGAAGAAGTGATGGGCATCACACTATTAGGTGTGATCCCTAATGTGAAGAAACTGTAA